The Pseudomonas sp. S06B 330 genome contains the following window.
TGTTGGTTGTGAATAAACTCTGGCGTTAACGCGTGAGCGTGGCGCAGTGAGCGCAACGTTCACGTGGCTACGCTGCCAGAGCGCAGTTACTGTCGCAGCAACAGTAGGTTGTAAATAGGCAAGTCGATACCAATAACAGCGGGTTACGCGCCTGGTACTTGCTTCAGTTACCCGTTCCTGACGACGCTAGGCAAGTGTCGATTGGATCCGACGAAGGCCTGCCAAGAGTGCGGGGACGGAACTTGATTATAGCAAGCAAGTTGCAACAGCGTATCCACTCTGTTGTTTCAGTAGTGACAACAAAGGCACGATTTTGTTACGGCGTTGAAATGTACACATGGAAAAGTGCGTCAGATTGACTGCGGGAGTTAGCAATACACGAGGAAGGAAAAAACGGCCTCGCTTCATGGGCAAGGCCGTGCCTGGGACTTCTACGGTGGGTACCTGACCAGTCTCTCCAAGAAGCCACATAGCGGCAGTAGAAAGGTATAAGCAATTGAGGGTAGCGGTCAATTGCGATTATCGGTCGTTGGTTCGATAATCGCCCCAGTGACCGTGAAGTCGAGGTGGACCATGACAGAAGAAACATCGCCCAAAGGGCCCGGACTGAACGATCAGGTGCGCAGCTCGTTTGCGTCGCTGGCGCCGCCCATCGTTGCTTCACCGGCCAGGCGTATCCAGGCCTTCACCGGTGATCCTGACTTCATGACCTCGCTGGCCCGTGGCCTGGCAGTGGTACAGGCATTTCAGGAGCGCAAGCGGCACCTGACCATTGCGCAAATCAGCCACCGCACGGAAATTCCTCGGGCGGCGGTGCGTCGCTGCCTGCATACCTTGATCAAGCTCGGATATGCCACTACCGACGGGCGGACCTATTCGTTATTACCCAAGGTACTGACGCTGGGCCATGCCTATTTGTCTTCGACGCCACTGGCAGTGTCGGCGCAGCCGTACCTGGACCGTATGAGCGATCAGTTGCATGAGGCCTGCAACATGGCCACCCTGGAAGGCGACGACATTCTTTATATCGCGCGCTCAGCCACGGTACAGCGGCTGATTTCGGTGGACCTTTCTGTCGGAGGTCGGCTGCCCGCCTATTGCACGTCAATGGGGCGAATCCTGCTGGCGGCGCTGGACGATGCAACCCTGCACGAGTACCTGGAGCATGCTGACCTGCAGGCCAAGACCAGCCGTACTATTCATGATCCGGTAGCACTGCTTGAGTGCCTGCAACAGGTTCGCCAACAGGGGTGGTGTGTGGTTGACCAGGAACTGGAGCAGGGCCTGCGTTCGATTGCCGTACCGGTCTACGATGCCTCCGGTCAGGTACTGGCGGCGCTGAATGTCAGTACCCATGCCGGGCGAGTAAGCCGTACCGAACTTGAACAACGTTTTTTGCCCATTATGCTGGCAGCCAGTCGTGACCTGAGCACCCAGCTTTTTGCCTGATCCGCACTTTCCCGTTCGATAAACGCACACAGATGCGTTTATCGAATTGCGCCGTTTCTGACGTCTCATTAATGTCCAGCGCACCGGTCAGCCTGTCCTACCGATTCTGATCGTCTGTGCCGTCACGCGCGCACCCGCACAGCCGCGCGCTCCTACTGGATAAAAATAATGAACAGTCCCCAAGCTGCTGCTGTTGGAAACTGCCTTGATGTGCAGTCCTTCATCAATACTCAACCGCTATCGCGCTACCAATGGCGAGTGGTGATCCTGTGTTTTCTGATTGTTTTCCTTGATGGCCTGGACACCGCAGCCATGGGCTTTATTGCCCCGGCGCTGTCTCAGGACTGGGGGATCGACCGCGCTAGTCTGGGCCCGGTGATGAGTGCGGCGCTGATAGGTATGGTTTTCGGCGCGCTGGGCTCAGGGCCGTTGGCTGACCGCTTTGGCCGCAAGGTGGTGTTGGTGGGCGCGGTGGTGGTGTTTGGTGCATTCAGCCTGGCCTCGGCCTACAGCAACAACGTCGACCAGTTGCTGGTACTGCGCTTTCTGACCGGTCTGGGCCTGGGCGCCGGTATGCCCAATGCCACCACGCTGCTCTCTGAGTACACCCCTGAGCGGCACAAGTCACTGCTGGTCACCAGCATGTTCTGCGGTTTCAACCTGGGCATGGCCGGAGGCGGTTTTATCTCCGCCAAGCTGATCCCGGCGTTCGGCTGGCACAGCCTGCTGCTGATCGGCGGTGTATTGCCGCTGATTCTGGCTGTGGTGCTGCTGGTGTGGTTGCCGGAATCGGCCCGTTACCTGGTGGTACGCAATCGCGGTACCGACAAGATCCGCAAGACGCTGGCCCCCATCGACCCGGCGTTAGTCGGGCAGGCGGCAAGCTTCAGTGTGCCGGAGCAGAAAACCGTCAAGGCCCGCAATGTGTTTGCGGTGATCTTCTCCGGCACCTACAGCGTCGGTACATTGCTGTTGTGGCTGACCTATTTTATGGGCCTGGTCATTGTCTACCTGCTGACCAGTTGGTTGCCGACCCTGATGCGTGACAGCGGTGCGAGCATGGAGCAGGCGGCGTTCATCGGTGCCTTGTTCCAGTTCGGTGGCGTGCTCAGTGCCGTGGCCGTGGGGTGGGCGATGGACCGTTACAACCCGCACAAGGTGATTGGCACGTTCTATCTGCTGGCCGGGGTGTTTGCCTACGCAGTAGGACAGAGCCTGGGCAATATCACCTTACTGGCAACCCTGGTGCTGATTGCTGGCATGTGCGTGAACGGCGCGCAATCGGCCATGCCGTCACTGGCTGCACGCTTCTACCCGACTCAGGG
Protein-coding sequences here:
- the pcaR gene encoding pca regulon transcriptional regulator PcaR → MTEETSPKGPGLNDQVRSSFASLAPPIVASPARRIQAFTGDPDFMTSLARGLAVVQAFQERKRHLTIAQISHRTEIPRAAVRRCLHTLIKLGYATTDGRTYSLLPKVLTLGHAYLSSTPLAVSAQPYLDRMSDQLHEACNMATLEGDDILYIARSATVQRLISVDLSVGGRLPAYCTSMGRILLAALDDATLHEYLEHADLQAKTSRTIHDPVALLECLQQVRQQGWCVVDQELEQGLRSIAVPVYDASGQVLAALNVSTHAGRVSRTELEQRFLPIMLAASRDLSTQLFA
- a CDS encoding MFS transporter, whose product is MNSPQAAAVGNCLDVQSFINTQPLSRYQWRVVILCFLIVFLDGLDTAAMGFIAPALSQDWGIDRASLGPVMSAALIGMVFGALGSGPLADRFGRKVVLVGAVVVFGAFSLASAYSNNVDQLLVLRFLTGLGLGAGMPNATTLLSEYTPERHKSLLVTSMFCGFNLGMAGGGFISAKLIPAFGWHSLLLIGGVLPLILAVVLLVWLPESARYLVVRNRGTDKIRKTLAPIDPALVGQAASFSVPEQKTVKARNVFAVIFSGTYSVGTLLLWLTYFMGLVIVYLLTSWLPTLMRDSGASMEQAAFIGALFQFGGVLSAVAVGWAMDRYNPHKVIGTFYLLAGVFAYAVGQSLGNITLLATLVLIAGMCVNGAQSAMPSLAARFYPTQGRATGVSWMLGIGRFGAILGAWMGATLLGLGWNFEQVLTALVIPAGLATVAVVIKGMVSHADAT